Proteins encoded within one genomic window of Fragaria vesca subsp. vesca linkage group LG1, FraVesHawaii_1.0, whole genome shotgun sequence:
- the LOC101307052 gene encoding probable sulfate transporter 3.5-like — protein sequence MATDMATTNQPKVSFAEPRPFSSQLKADVMEALFPDDPFHGFGELNACGKIKRGVQYFVPIFGWFPTYNLKTFVSDLVAGITITSLAIPQGISYAGLAGVPPLVGLYTSFVPPMIYAVMGDSKYLAVGNVASANLLIKDILTQVVDFDTEYTKFVHLVFTTTFVTGIMQLIMGFLRLGILVDFLSHSTITGFMAGSATIVCLQQFKGILGLKRFTGKTDIFSVVKCIIDMRKEWCWEPAVLGACFVAFLEITRKIKEINPRKLFLVQAVGPLVVVLVGCCLAYFFEIDKKHNIAIVGELKRGLNPITAQHLIFDMKYFPYAFKAGTVTGIIALAEAIAIGRSFGLQHNENIDGNREMVALGFMNTIGSMTSCHLSTGPFSKTAVNYNAGCKTQMANAVQSMCMLLVILVLAPIFGYTPTVALSSIIICAMIHIIDYNKATALWKVDKFDCLICVSCFFAVVLRSMLFGLVFSVALGLMRSLLYVARPGTCKLGKVNLSDMSLYRDATQYPEGTRHKGILVLQIGSPMYCANGNYIRERILRWIRDEQNSTRDVIEHVLLELSGVLTIDQPSLSTLDEIRKTLAVKGIKMGLINPRVKVMEKMILSNVLDKIGKENVYLTVEDAVESCRFALDRSTEDSGSSPHLSDDV from the exons ATGGCTACCGATATGGCCACAACAAACCAGCCGAAGGTGAGCTTCGCAGAACCGAGACCCTTTAGCTCCCAACTCAAAGCTGATGTGATGGAAGCACTCTTTCCCGACGACCCCTTTCATGGCTTCGGGGAGTTGAACGCATGTGGGAAAATCAAGAGAGGTGTGCAGTACTTCGTTCCGATCTTTGGGTGGTTCCCTACGTATAATCTCAAAACATTCGTATCCGATCTCGTCGCCGGAATCACCATTACTAGTCTTGCTATCCCCCAAGGAATTAGCTATGCTGGACTCGCAGGCGTGCCACCCCTCGTTGGCCTGT ATACGAGCTTTGTTCCGCCTATGATTTATGCAGTTATGGGGGACTCCAAGTACCTTGCCGTGGGAAATGTGGCGTCGGCCAATTTACTTATCAAAGATATTCTCACTCAAGTAGTGGACTTTGATACAGAGTACACTAAGTTTGTTCATCTGGTTTTCACAACAACTTTTGTCACAGGCATCATGCAGCTAATAATGGGTTTTCTAAG ATTGGGGATTTTAGTAGATTTCTTATCACATTCTACCATCACTGGTTTTATGGCTGGGAGTGCAACTATAGTTTGCTTGCAACAATTTAAGGGAATATTAGGGTTGAAGCGGTTTACAGGCAAAACCGACATCTTTTCTGTTGTGAAATGTATTATCGACATGAGAAAAGAG TGGTGTTGGGAGCCTGCGGTTCTTGGTGCCTGCTTCGTCGCTTTCCTTGAAATAACAAGAAAAATT AAGGAGATAAACCCCAGGAAGCTATTTTTGGTACAAGCCGTCGGTCCACTGGTGGTGGTTCTAGTTGGCTGCTGTCTTGCTTATTTTTTCGAAATTGATAAGAAACATAATATAGCCATT GTTGGAGAGTTGAAGAGAGGACTCAATCCTATTACCGCTCAACATTTGATCTTTGACATGAAATATTTTCCATATGCTTTCAAAGCTGGGACTGTTACTGGCATTATTGCCCTGGCT GAAGCAATAGCCATTGGAAGGAGCTTTGGCTTACAGCACAATGAAAATATTGATGGGAATAGGGAAATGGTAGCTTTGGGATTCATGAACACAATAGGATCTATGACTTCTTGTCACTTGTCTACGG GACCATTTTCAAAGACTGCGGTGAATTACAACGCGGGATGCAAGACGCAAATGGCGAATGCTGTCCAGTCAATGTGTATGCTGTTGGTGATTTTGGTCTTGGCTCCTATATTTGGTTACACCCCTACTGTTGCCCTATCTTCCATTATCATCTGCGCCATGATTCATATCATCGATTACAATAAAGCTACTGCACTGTGGAAGGTTGACAAGTTCGACTGTTTAATCTGCGTGTCTTGCTTCTTTGCTGTGGTCCTCCGAAGCATGCTTTTTGGTCTTGTTTTCTCA GTCGCACTTGGTCTCATGAGATCACTGCTGTATGTGGCTAGGCCTGGCACTTGTAAGCTTGGCAAAGTGAACCTATCAGACATGTCTTTGTATCGTGACGCCACCCAGTATCCAGAAGGAACAAGACATAAAGGTATCCTTGTCCTCCAAATTGGCTCCCCCATGTACTGTGCAAATGGCAACTACATTCGAGAGAG GATTCTGAGATGGATTCGTGATGAGCAAAACAGTACCAGAGATGTTATTGAGCACGTCTTGCTCGAGTTATCCG GAGTCCTCACCATTGATCAACCTAGCCTTTCAACACTGGACGAGATACGTAAAACCCTAGCTGTAAAGGGCATTAAG ATGGGACTAATTAACCCGAGAGTGAAGGTGATGGAGAAGATGATATTATCAAATGTGTTAGACAAGATCGGGAAGGAGAATGTGTACTTGACCGTGGAGGATGCAGTCGAATCGTGCAGGTTCGCGCTTGACAGGTCGACTGAAGACAGTGGTTCATCACCTCATCTTTCTGATGATGTTTAA
- the LOC101307340 gene encoding uncharacterized protein LOC101307340, with protein MDDMEDDQRYHPKPYSLNHHSSSNRRNPHIRNTPYSRPPPPNRYSPEDDDDAIEDDLDEESYGKQDDVVVVAEQYHQHHPNRGFDAENGWEWHPKKRKLKNLDPGSGYEFAPRVKMPGRVGSGQEEWTEHAVFVLLEVWGDRFLQLGRKSLRSEDWGDVAAKVSEGCKMERSEKQCRRMLDMLKRKYKKEKAKMEEGGGSSNWGYYKKMEMLMVNSMRQECGLACGVDNGEYVFMNTRVYLEKSNGFDEMMDSPGESEDDDENENENVSGQNGFGFALPRQGGSSYRVLAESIQKFGEIYENLESRKRQQMMELEKMRREFNKEMEVQKKQILERAQAEIAKIQEAGDDDDDEDSDTSAEDLTE; from the coding sequence ATGGACGACATGGAAGACGACCAAAGGTACCACCCGAAACCCTACTCGTTAAACCACCATAGCTCCTCGAACCGGCGAAACCCCCACATCCGTAACACCCCGTATTCCCGGCCACCGCCGCCCAATCGGTACTCGCCGGAAGACGACGACGACGCTATCGAAGACGATTTGGACGAGGAGAGCTACGGCAAACAAGACGACGTCGTCGTCGTGGCGGAGCAGTACCACCAGCACCACCCGAACCGCGGCTTCGACGCCGAGAACGGCTGGGAATGGCACCCGAAGAAGAGGAAGCTGAAGAATTTGGATCCGGGTTCGGGTTACGAGTTCGCGCCCCGGGTCAAAATGCCGGGTCGGGTCGGGTCGGGTCAGGAGGAGTGGACGGAGCACGCGGTGTTTGTGCTGCTGGAGGTTTGGGGGGACAGGTTTCTGCAGCTTGGGAGGAAGAGCTTGCGGTCGGAGGATTGGGGTGACGTGGCGGCGAAGGTATCCGAGGGGTGTAAGATGGAGAGGAGTGAGAAGCAATGTAGGAGAATGCTGGATATGCTGAAGAGGAAGTATAAGAAGGAGAAGGCGAAAATGGAGGAAGGAGGGGGTTCAAGCAATTGGGGGTACTATAAGAAGATGGAAATGCTGATGGTGAATTCGATGAGGCAGGAATGTGGGTTGGCTTGTGGGGTGGATAATGGGGAGTATGTGTTTATGAACACGAGGGTGTATTTGGAGAAGTCGAATGGGTTTGATGAGATGATGGATAGTCCGGGGGAGTCGGAGGATGATGATGAGAATGAGAATGAGAATGTGAGTGGTCAGAACGGGTTTGGGTTTGCTCTTCCGAGACAGGGAGGGTCTTCGTACAGAGTGTTGGCGGAGTCTATTCAGAAGTTTGGGGAGATTTATGAGAATCTTGAGAGTAGAAAGAGGCAGCAGATGATGGAGTTGGAGAAGATGAGGAGGGAGTTTAATAAGGAAATGGAGGTGCAGAAGAAGCAGATTCTTGAGAGGGCGCAGGCGGAGATTGCAAAGATTCAGGAGGCGGGTGATGATGATGATGATGAAGACTCGGATACTTCTGCTGAAGATCTTACCGAATGA